Proteins found in one Geomonas subterranea genomic segment:
- the gdhA gene encoding NADP-specific glutamate dehydrogenase, with product MSPQIDEKVEPIFQEVLKRNPGEVEFHQAVREVLESLGPVLVKHPEFTDRKIIERICEPERQIIFRVPWQDDAGNVHINRGFRVEFNSALGPYKGGLRFHPSVYLGIIKFLGFEQIFKNSLTGLPIGGGKGGSDFDPKGKSDNEIMRFCQSFITELYRHLGEHTDVPAGDIGVGGREIGYMFGQYKRITNRFEPGVLTGKGLDWGGSLVRTEATGYGATFFVDAMLKVRKETFEGKTCSVSGSGNVAIYTIEKIHQLGGKCVTCSDSNGVIFHEKGIDLDLVKQLKEVERRRIEDYAKYHKDAKYIANGNIWDIPCQVAMPSATQNEINGKDAATLVKNGCIAVGEGANMPTTPEGVKVFLEAGIAYGPGKAANAGGVATSALEMQQNACRDAWTFEYTEQRLAQIMKNIHDTCYETAAEYGTPGNYVNGANIAGFIKVAKAMVAHGLI from the coding sequence ATGTCGCCACAGATTGACGAAAAAGTAGAGCCGATTTTCCAGGAAGTCCTGAAGAGAAATCCCGGCGAGGTCGAGTTCCACCAGGCGGTACGCGAGGTACTGGAGTCGCTGGGACCGGTCCTGGTGAAACACCCGGAGTTCACGGATCGCAAGATCATCGAGAGGATCTGCGAGCCGGAGCGCCAGATCATCTTCCGCGTGCCCTGGCAGGATGACGCCGGCAACGTACACATCAACCGCGGCTTCCGCGTCGAATTCAACAGCGCGCTCGGCCCCTACAAGGGCGGCCTGCGCTTCCACCCCTCCGTCTACCTCGGCATCATCAAATTCCTCGGCTTCGAACAGATCTTCAAGAACTCCCTCACCGGCCTTCCGATCGGCGGCGGCAAGGGTGGTTCCGACTTCGATCCCAAGGGGAAATCCGACAACGAGATCATGCGTTTCTGCCAGAGCTTCATCACCGAGCTCTACCGCCACCTGGGCGAGCACACCGACGTCCCGGCCGGCGACATCGGGGTCGGCGGACGCGAGATCGGCTACATGTTCGGCCAGTACAAACGGATCACCAACCGGTTCGAGCCGGGTGTCCTGACCGGCAAGGGACTTGACTGGGGTGGCTCCCTGGTGCGCACCGAGGCGACCGGCTATGGCGCCACCTTCTTCGTCGACGCCATGCTGAAGGTCCGCAAGGAAACCTTCGAAGGAAAGACCTGCTCCGTTTCCGGCTCCGGCAACGTCGCCATCTACACCATCGAGAAGATCCACCAACTGGGGGGCAAGTGCGTCACCTGCTCCGACTCCAACGGGGTTATCTTCCACGAGAAGGGGATCGACCTCGACCTGGTCAAACAGCTCAAGGAAGTGGAGCGCCGCCGCATCGAGGACTACGCGAAGTACCATAAGGACGCCAAGTACATCGCCAACGGCAACATCTGGGACATCCCCTGCCAGGTGGCCATGCCTTCCGCGACCCAGAACGAGATCAACGGGAAGGACGCAGCCACCCTGGTCAAGAACGGCTGCATCGCCGTGGGCGAAGGCGCCAACATGCCGACCACCCCTGAGGGGGTGAAGGTGTTCCTGGAGGCGGGAATCGCCTACGGCCCGGGCAAGGCGGCCAACGCCGGCGGCGTCGCAACCTCCGCTTTGGAGATGCAGCAGAACGCCTGCCGCGACGCCTGGACCTTCGAATACACCGAGCAGCGCCTCGCCCAGATCATGAAAAACATCCATGACACCTGCTACGAGACCGCCGCCGAGTACGGCACCCCGGGCAACTACGTGAACGGCGCCAACATCGCCGGCTTCATCAAGGTCGCCAAAGCCATGGTGGCCCACGGCCTGATCTAA
- a CDS encoding penicillin-binding protein 1A — translation METYKAQPRQPQRRLKKSPTLKYLLWGATGGATVMLFAFLGYFFYLLGALPKVDRLADYRPPILSQVYGQDGTLVGEFYLERRTVVPVDKMPKRLIQAFVSAEDSNFYQHKGIDYLGIARAAVKNLISMRKKEGASTITQQVAKSMLLTPEKKFSRKLKEAILAKRMEERLTKDEILYIYLNQIYLGAGAYGVQLAAETYFGKEVDKLNLAEMAMLAGLPKAPNSYSPIKHLERAKERQGYVLERMVKEGYITQAEAEYAKATPIVIQPLKKVNAEQSAYFLEQVRQQLVEKYGEERLYKDGLKIYTTMNAEMQRGAYDSVVNGLKAVDKRQGFRGAARYLAETEVEPFCKKVEDDIDELSLKQGAVYQGVVTGVDPAKRELTVRVGDRTGTLPKKNMEWAGKVELVNSYGKPQAKRAIGLGAVLELQVKEPDKNRAGAVFALDQVPEAQAALIAIDPMTGGVRAMVGGYDYKKSQFNRAMQAKRNPGSAFKPVIYAAALEHGMTTASIIDDSQVEYESGGDKAWKPKNYDNVYRGPVTMREALTNSINVVSVKILEKIGVGTAIDYAKKLGITSPLASNLTLALGSSSVTPMELTSAYAVFASGGYRTTPYFVTKVLDRDGNVLEEVQEPKVPVFGKMSSAAADAPAEGDGEEGAAPPAVPQPGQPVLSEASGGVVPVIPPETAFIMTNLMESVVSSGTGGRARALGRPVAGKTGTTNDMKDAWFVGYVPQLVAGVWVGYDQERSLGSGGSGGQAAAPIWTEFMQRALAGVPVKSFPTPGNVTFALIDPRNGHLAKEGTPGAVQECFVSGTEPTSYGSDPAPEAASTP, via the coding sequence ATGGAAACTTACAAGGCGCAGCCGCGACAGCCGCAGCGCAGGTTGAAGAAATCGCCAACCCTCAAGTACCTGCTCTGGGGCGCCACCGGTGGCGCAACCGTCATGCTGTTCGCCTTCCTGGGGTATTTCTTCTACCTCCTGGGCGCGCTCCCCAAGGTGGACCGTCTCGCCGACTACCGCCCCCCGATCCTCTCGCAGGTCTACGGCCAGGACGGCACCCTGGTCGGCGAGTTCTACCTCGAGCGGCGCACCGTGGTGCCGGTGGACAAGATGCCCAAGCGGCTGATCCAGGCCTTCGTGTCCGCCGAGGACTCCAACTTTTACCAGCACAAGGGGATCGACTACCTGGGGATCGCCCGCGCCGCGGTGAAGAACCTGATCTCGATGCGCAAGAAGGAGGGGGCTTCCACCATCACGCAGCAGGTGGCCAAGTCCATGCTGCTCACCCCGGAGAAGAAGTTCTCCAGGAAGCTCAAGGAGGCGATCCTGGCCAAGAGGATGGAGGAGCGGCTCACCAAGGACGAGATCCTCTACATCTACCTGAACCAGATCTACCTCGGTGCCGGTGCCTACGGCGTGCAGCTGGCGGCGGAGACCTACTTCGGCAAGGAGGTCGACAAGCTGAACCTGGCCGAGATGGCGATGCTGGCCGGTCTCCCCAAGGCCCCCAACAGCTACTCTCCCATCAAGCACCTGGAGCGGGCCAAGGAGCGCCAGGGGTACGTCCTGGAGCGGATGGTGAAGGAAGGGTACATCACGCAGGCCGAGGCGGAGTACGCCAAGGCGACCCCCATCGTGATCCAGCCCCTGAAGAAGGTGAACGCGGAGCAGTCGGCGTATTTCCTCGAGCAGGTGAGGCAGCAGCTGGTCGAGAAGTACGGCGAGGAGCGCCTCTACAAGGACGGCCTCAAGATCTACACCACCATGAACGCCGAGATGCAGAGGGGGGCCTACGACTCCGTGGTCAACGGTCTCAAGGCGGTGGACAAGCGCCAGGGGTTCCGCGGCGCAGCCAGGTACCTCGCCGAGACCGAGGTGGAGCCCTTCTGCAAGAAGGTCGAGGACGACATCGACGAACTCTCCCTGAAGCAGGGAGCGGTCTACCAGGGCGTGGTGACCGGGGTAGATCCGGCGAAACGCGAGCTGACGGTCCGGGTTGGTGACCGCACCGGGACGCTCCCCAAGAAAAACATGGAGTGGGCCGGCAAGGTGGAACTCGTCAACAGCTACGGAAAGCCGCAGGCGAAAAGGGCCATAGGCCTGGGCGCGGTGCTCGAGCTGCAGGTGAAGGAGCCGGACAAGAACCGCGCCGGTGCGGTCTTCGCCCTGGACCAGGTCCCCGAGGCGCAGGCGGCGCTGATCGCCATCGACCCGATGACCGGCGGGGTGCGGGCCATGGTCGGCGGGTACGACTACAAGAAGAGCCAGTTCAACCGCGCCATGCAGGCCAAGAGGAATCCGGGCTCCGCCTTCAAGCCGGTCATCTACGCGGCGGCCCTCGAGCACGGCATGACCACGGCGAGCATCATCGACGACTCCCAGGTGGAGTACGAAAGCGGCGGCGACAAGGCCTGGAAGCCGAAGAACTACGACAACGTCTACCGCGGCCCCGTCACCATGCGCGAGGCGCTTACCAACTCCATCAACGTGGTCAGCGTCAAGATCCTGGAAAAGATCGGCGTGGGTACCGCCATCGACTACGCCAAGAAGCTCGGCATCACCTCCCCCCTGGCCAGCAACCTGACGCTTGCCCTGGGCTCCTCCAGCGTCACCCCCATGGAGCTCACCAGCGCCTACGCGGTGTTCGCCTCGGGCGGCTACCGCACCACCCCCTACTTCGTCACCAAGGTGCTCGACCGCGACGGCAACGTGCTGGAAGAGGTGCAGGAGCCGAAGGTGCCGGTCTTCGGCAAGATGTCGAGCGCTGCGGCGGATGCGCCTGCGGAAGGGGACGGTGAGGAGGGGGCTGCCCCGCCGGCGGTTCCGCAGCCGGGGCAGCCGGTGCTCTCCGAGGCGAGCGGTGGCGTGGTCCCGGTGATCCCCCCCGAGACCGCCTTCATCATGACCAACCTGATGGAAAGCGTCGTCTCCAGCGGTACCGGCGGCAGGGCACGCGCCCTGGGGCGTCCGGTGGCGGGCAAGACCGGCACCACCAACGACATGAAGGACGCCTGGTTCGTGGGATACGTGCCGCAACTGGTGGCCGGGGTCTGGGTCGGGTACGACCAGGAGCGCAGTCTCGGTTCCGGCGGTTCCGGCGGGCAGGCGGCCGCCCCTATCTGGACCGAGTTCATGCAGCGCGCCCTGGCCGGGGTCCCGGTGAAATCGTTCCCCACCCCGGGCAACGTCACCTTCGCCCTCATCGACCCGCGCAACGGGCACCTGGCCAAGGAAGGGACCCCGGGTGCGGTGCAGGAATGCTTCGTCTCGGGGACCGAGCCGACCAGCTACGGCTCGGACCCGGCGCCCGAGGCGGCTTCTACGCCGTAA
- a CDS encoding type IV pilus twitching motility protein PilT, with translation MDAKIFVQILEIAFSKKVSDVHFEVDNPPFFRGKGQIIRSKLPNLNAEDTEFIAAQIMTHHGRRWEPDQKEFDTSFSLPSGARFRVSIFKQRGHFGIIMRVIPAHIGTFDELRLPPVLGEIVKAPNGLILVTGPTGNGKSTTLASMLRYINESFSYNCITIEDPIEFLFQSEKSCIIQREVGIDTDSFSSALKAALRMDPDLIMVGEMRDTDTIESCLMAAETGHLVMSTLHTQGAVSTINRIVGHFPPDAQEIVRQRLADILVATVSIRLVMNKTGESIIPVLEIMRATTTIQSCIREGRLDEIEAHMENGRSQYQMQTLDQHLIQLHEQEQITMEEAKRLSHSMDLERKLMFTN, from the coding sequence ATGGATGCCAAGATCTTCGTCCAAATTCTGGAAATAGCCTTCAGCAAGAAGGTGTCCGACGTGCATTTCGAGGTGGACAACCCTCCCTTTTTCCGCGGCAAGGGGCAGATCATCCGCTCCAAGCTTCCCAACCTGAACGCCGAGGACACCGAGTTCATCGCCGCGCAGATCATGACGCACCACGGCCGGCGCTGGGAGCCGGACCAGAAGGAATTCGACACCTCCTTCTCCCTTCCCAGCGGCGCGCGTTTCCGCGTCAGCATCTTCAAGCAGCGCGGCCACTTCGGCATCATCATGCGGGTGATTCCCGCCCACATCGGCACCTTCGACGAGCTGCGCCTGCCACCGGTCCTCGGGGAGATCGTGAAGGCCCCGAACGGCCTGATCCTGGTCACCGGCCCGACCGGCAACGGCAAGTCCACCACGCTCGCCTCGATGCTGCGCTACATCAACGAAAGCTTCAGCTACAACTGCATCACCATCGAAGACCCGATCGAGTTCCTGTTCCAGTCGGAGAAGAGCTGCATCATCCAGCGCGAGGTCGGCATCGACACGGACAGCTTCAGCTCGGCGCTCAAGGCCGCGCTGCGCATGGACCCGGACCTGATCATGGTGGGCGAGATGCGCGACACCGACACCATCGAATCCTGCCTCATGGCAGCCGAAACCGGCCACCTCGTGATGTCGACCCTGCACACCCAGGGGGCGGTATCCACCATCAACAGGATCGTCGGGCACTTCCCCCCCGACGCGCAGGAGATCGTCAGGCAGAGGCTGGCCGACATACTGGTGGCCACCGTCTCCATCCGACTGGTGATGAACAAGACCGGCGAGTCCATCATCCCGGTACTGGAGATCATGCGCGCCACCACAACCATCCAGAGCTGCATCCGTGAGGGGCGCCTGGACGAGATCGAGGCGCACATGGAAAACGGCCGCAGCCAGTACCAGATGCAGACCCTCGACCAGCACCTGATCCAGCTGCACGAGCAGGAGCAGATCACCATGGAAGAGGCCAAGCGCCTATCCCACTCGATGGACCTGGAGCGCAAGCTCATGTTCACGAACTAG
- a CDS encoding triphosphoribosyl-dephospho-CoA synthase, with the protein MTSHLPKLAQDLARGAFMELYLTPKPGLVDLCDCGAHPDLSVPRLEASLKIVSLYLMDLCDAVLSGEDLAARVRLGVAAERAVQRAVGTSCHKGYIFLGGLVLCASACAPGRNEASLRASIETLARLFFEHSDPGAAQRVRNRFQGGGIREEALAGLPSLFDEALPVYRRELANGGNRGSAVFAMMGRLMQTVEDSTTLRSGGRSGLKTVREDGRLLERMVAQRDDFVDFLVRRNAHYVSRSLTMGGVAGLLALALAWLSHTGELEAA; encoded by the coding sequence ATGACCAGCCACCTTCCCAAACTTGCGCAAGACCTGGCGCGCGGAGCCTTCATGGAGCTCTACCTGACCCCGAAACCGGGGCTCGTGGATCTCTGCGACTGCGGCGCCCACCCCGACCTCTCCGTCCCCCGCCTGGAGGCCTCGCTGAAGATCGTCTCCCTGTACCTCATGGACCTCTGCGACGCGGTCCTTTCCGGCGAGGACCTGGCGGCCCGGGTGCGCCTGGGGGTCGCGGCCGAACGCGCGGTGCAGCGTGCCGTCGGCACCAGCTGCCACAAGGGGTACATCTTCCTGGGGGGGCTGGTCCTCTGCGCCAGCGCCTGCGCCCCCGGCCGCAACGAGGCGAGCCTGCGCGCCTCCATCGAGACGCTCGCACGGCTCTTCTTCGAGCACAGCGATCCCGGGGCGGCGCAGCGGGTACGCAACCGCTTCCAGGGGGGTGGTATCCGCGAGGAGGCGTTGGCGGGGCTCCCGAGCCTCTTCGACGAGGCGCTTCCGGTGTACCGGCGCGAGCTGGCCAACGGCGGCAACCGCGGCAGCGCCGTCTTCGCCATGATGGGAAGGCTGATGCAGACCGTCGAGGACAGCACCACCCTGCGCAGCGGCGGCCGCAGCGGACTGAAGACGGTGCGCGAGGACGGCCGGCTGCTGGAGCGCATGGTCGCGCAACGGGACGATTTCGTCGACTTCCTCGTCCGGCGCAACGCCCACTACGTAAGCCGCAGCCTCACCATGGGGGGCGTCGCCGGCCTGCTCGCCCTCGCCCTCGCCTGGCTCAGCCACACCGGGGAACTGGAGGCCGCCTAG
- a CDS encoding lytic transglycosylase domain-containing protein, translated as MGKATLLYTAAALLLAATTNASAFCFEEAGAEYGINPQILRAIAKVESNFNPAAVNHNTNGTYDFGLMQINSSWAPTIGKQRWNSLGDPCNSVKTGAWILSMCMEKYGYTWKAIGCYNSQTPDKRDRYSKKVFDQLQRVKPVRQEAEYRPLKDNIEALVRQKVDGWVDEAAKGKRDEFKEKVKATVPAPKEVLQQKPDPAETTAKNAFPAAPPPQGNSSSHDNIGYYTEDGERSAIPIP; from the coding sequence ATGGGTAAAGCCACACTGCTTTACACGGCAGCAGCCCTTTTGCTCGCAGCGACGACCAACGCTTCCGCTTTCTGCTTTGAAGAAGCCGGCGCCGAATATGGCATCAACCCGCAAATCCTGCGGGCGATCGCCAAGGTGGAATCCAATTTCAACCCCGCCGCCGTCAACCACAACACCAACGGCACCTACGACTTCGGGCTGATGCAGATCAACTCGAGCTGGGCTCCGACCATCGGCAAGCAGCGCTGGAACTCCCTGGGAGACCCGTGCAACAGCGTGAAGACCGGCGCCTGGATCCTTTCCATGTGCATGGAGAAGTACGGTTACACCTGGAAGGCCATCGGCTGTTACAACAGCCAGACGCCCGACAAGCGGGACCGTTATTCCAAAAAGGTCTTCGACCAGCTGCAGCGCGTGAAACCGGTGCGGCAGGAAGCGGAGTACCGCCCCCTCAAGGACAACATAGAGGCACTGGTGCGCCAGAAGGTGGATGGCTGGGTGGACGAAGCGGCGAAGGGAAAGCGTGACGAGTTCAAGGAGAAGGTGAAAGCAACCGTGCCGGCTCCCAAGGAAGTGCTGCAGCAAAAGCCCGACCCCGCGGAAACCACTGCGAAAAACGCGTTCCCCGCGGCGCCCCCCCCGCAAGGCAACTCCAGCTCCCACGACAACATCGGTTACTACACCGAGGATGGGGAGCGCTCCGCGATCCCCATCCCCTGA
- a CDS encoding HU family DNA-binding protein codes for MTKAELVEAVAKSANIPKAAAEKAVGAFISTVSGALKKGDRVTLVGFGSFEVSSRQARTGRNPQTGKEIKIAEAKVPKFRPGKALKDAIAAKKK; via the coding sequence ATGACTAAAGCAGAACTGGTCGAAGCAGTGGCGAAGTCCGCAAACATCCCCAAGGCCGCAGCCGAGAAGGCCGTCGGTGCATTCATCTCCACCGTGAGCGGTGCGCTGAAGAAGGGCGACAGGGTAACCCTGGTAGGTTTCGGCAGCTTCGAGGTTTCCAGCCGCCAGGCCCGTACCGGCAGGAACCCGCAGACCGGCAAGGAGATCAAGATCGCCGAAGCCAAGGTGCCCAAGTTCCGCCCGGGCAAGGCCCTGAAGGACGCCATCGCTGCCAAGAAGAAGTAG
- a CDS encoding YceH family protein: MRMNLSELEIRILGCLMEKELTTPEYYPLTLNALAAACNQKSNRDPVLSFSEPDLQRGLEALGARGLARLTTTGGRVNKYVHSMGDKLGLSAPARAVLAELMLRGPQTAAELRSRCQRMTEVGNLVAVEEILLGLQQHGPSLVVRLPRQAGRKEPRYAQVFAGMPELPEEEPEAPAAPSAPRTRPGGERLEHLEQEVGSLRQEIAELRREVEELLAAFS; the protein is encoded by the coding sequence ATGAGAATGAATCTGAGCGAGTTGGAGATCAGGATCCTTGGATGCCTGATGGAAAAAGAGCTGACGACGCCCGAATATTACCCGCTCACCCTGAATGCGCTCGCCGCGGCCTGCAACCAGAAGTCGAACCGGGACCCGGTGCTGAGCTTTTCCGAGCCGGACCTGCAGCGAGGCCTGGAGGCCCTGGGTGCGCGTGGGCTGGCGCGGCTCACCACCACCGGCGGACGGGTGAACAAGTACGTACACTCGATGGGCGACAAGCTGGGGCTGTCCGCTCCCGCGCGGGCGGTGCTCGCCGAGCTGATGCTGCGCGGGCCGCAGACGGCGGCGGAATTGCGTAGCCGCTGCCAACGGATGACCGAGGTGGGAAACCTGGTTGCGGTCGAGGAGATTCTGCTTGGCCTGCAGCAGCACGGTCCCTCCCTGGTGGTACGGCTGCCGCGCCAGGCCGGGCGCAAAGAGCCGCGTTACGCCCAGGTCTTCGCCGGGATGCCCGAACTCCCCGAAGAGGAGCCCGAGGCGCCGGCCGCGCCTTCGGCGCCGAGGACCCGGCCGGGGGGCGAGCGCCTGGAGCACCTGGAGCAGGAAGTCGGCAGCTTGCGCCAGGAGATTGCCGAACTGCGCCGGGAGGTGGAGGAATTGCTGGCCGCCTTCTCGTAG
- a CDS encoding DEAD/DEAH box helicase, producing the protein MSFESLNLSAPLLKAISACGYTEPTPIQAESIPLALSGRDLIGSAQTGTGKTASFVLPALERLLVPSQVRGKGPRILVLTPTRELAIQVVDAVRTYGKFMRVRCGSILGGMPYRDQMMLLSSPVDIIVATPGRLIDHLDRRSINFSRLEMLVLDEADRMLDMGFSEDVDRIAAAAPTERQTLLFTATMDDAMAKLAQRLLKDPVRVAVDVTQVTNLQIEQRLHVTDDMRHKNRLLQHLVSDASVTKAIIFSATKRDADQLAFELYSQGHAAAALHGDMSQGARNKTITNMRRGKVRLLVATDVAARGLDVSGISHVINFDLPKFAEDYVHRIGRTGRAGATGIAISFCSMNEVAYLDRIERLTGKPLPQHVIEGLEPTRPLRRNNSGPGARKGRPGFDPRKKGFAPKGRPAQGGRPGQSARPGQGSGPGRRDAQPVVEYRRGRGGAGN; encoded by the coding sequence ATGTCTTTTGAATCATTGAATCTCTCCGCCCCTCTCCTCAAAGCAATCAGCGCCTGCGGCTATACCGAGCCGACCCCGATCCAGGCCGAGTCCATCCCGCTGGCGCTCTCCGGCCGCGACCTCATCGGCAGCGCCCAGACCGGCACCGGCAAGACCGCCTCCTTCGTCCTCCCGGCGCTGGAGCGCCTCCTGGTCCCGTCGCAGGTACGCGGCAAGGGGCCGCGCATCCTGGTGCTGACGCCGACCCGCGAACTGGCGATCCAGGTCGTCGACGCGGTCCGGACCTACGGCAAGTTCATGAGGGTGCGCTGCGGTTCCATCCTTGGGGGGATGCCCTACCGCGACCAGATGATGCTCCTCTCCAGCCCGGTCGACATCATCGTGGCCACCCCGGGGCGCCTGATCGACCACCTGGACCGCCGCTCCATCAACTTCTCCCGCCTGGAGATGCTGGTTCTCGACGAGGCGGACCGCATGCTCGACATGGGCTTCTCCGAGGACGTGGACCGCATCGCGGCCGCGGCGCCGACCGAGCGCCAGACCCTGCTCTTCACCGCCACCATGGATGACGCCATGGCGAAACTCGCCCAGCGCCTCCTGAAGGATCCGGTCCGGGTCGCGGTGGACGTGACGCAGGTCACCAACCTCCAGATCGAGCAGCGCCTGCATGTCACAGATGACATGCGCCACAAGAACCGCCTGCTGCAGCACCTGGTCTCCGACGCGAGCGTCACCAAGGCGATCATCTTCTCGGCGACCAAGAGGGACGCCGACCAGCTCGCCTTCGAACTCTACTCGCAGGGTCACGCGGCCGCCGCGCTGCACGGCGACATGTCGCAGGGGGCGCGCAACAAGACCATCACCAACATGCGCCGCGGCAAGGTGCGCCTTCTGGTCGCCACCGACGTCGCCGCCCGCGGCCTGGACGTCTCCGGCATCAGCCACGTGATCAACTTCGACCTGCCCAAGTTCGCCGAGGACTACGTGCACCGCATCGGCCGCACCGGCCGCGCCGGCGCCACCGGCATCGCCATCTCGTTCTGCTCCATGAACGAGGTCGCCTACCTCGACCGCATCGAGCGCCTGACCGGGAAACCGCTCCCCCAGCACGTCATCGAGGGGCTCGAGCCGACCCGTCCCCTGAGAAGGAACAACTCCGGCCCCGGCGCCCGCAAGGGGCGCCCCGGCTTCGATCCGCGCAAGAAGGGCTTCGCTCCCAAGGGGCGTCCCGCCCAGGGGGGACGCCCCGGGCAAAGCGCCCGTCCGGGCCAGGGAAGCGGCCCCGGCCGGCGCGACGCGCAGCCGGTGGTCGAGTACCGTCGCGGCAGGGGCGGCGCGGGAAACTAG
- a CDS encoding response regulator: protein MSFEGDLEHLPLVDVIQLLHQTGKTGTLTLKGAKGESQLVFRDGFIVSANHVNNSIRIGQVMVDMGLLSREALERTLTEQRNAGDARKPIIQMLIENGTVETQVAYQGLEALIEMTIVEVLTWTRGTFCLDVDKIVVSDEYRYFPEKNNQQINMNTQSILMDALRIYDERKRDGTLTSESIFGNMPLPEAQRGSGSAEISAADLGLEELEELESRIPTYFSAIQEEVVETAASRLRGELAGIPSHEQQELFSYLEQLAGRAPAPGGDLGVVLLTSGRLMRECCASVCGPRFICATDDPDQLEPVLDQALSREKSPLLLLDAGEPSGRNGRDLAALLKQKRERFPDLPIALLVTPADYALCAAAQENGVSALLPRPSRELRPDTFIADTINSCRALAAYLDRDHGKPAQDHSDKFRNQFLTLAERRDPPEVTFALLQAACGVFRRGVTMVVVRSELIAERAIGVDAAGAVTSVKLRLSPPPESLYQRALDGEICYCDADQPLRDTMYGAIGAPLTAKALLLPVKSFGRVIAVIYADFGPGTGTDPQLPLLEILSQHAGLVIDNILYRKRCAQK, encoded by the coding sequence ATGTCCTTTGAAGGCGATTTAGAGCACCTTCCCTTAGTGGATGTCATCCAGCTGCTGCACCAGACCGGCAAGACCGGCACCCTCACGCTCAAAGGCGCCAAGGGGGAGAGCCAGCTCGTTTTCCGGGACGGCTTCATCGTCAGCGCGAACCACGTCAACAACTCCATCCGCATCGGCCAGGTCATGGTGGACATGGGTCTTTTGAGCCGCGAGGCCCTGGAAAGGACCCTGACCGAGCAGCGCAACGCCGGCGACGCCCGCAAACCGATCATCCAGATGCTGATCGAGAACGGCACCGTCGAGACCCAGGTCGCCTACCAGGGGCTCGAGGCGCTGATCGAGATGACCATCGTGGAGGTGCTGACCTGGACCAGGGGCACCTTCTGCCTCGACGTCGACAAGATCGTCGTCTCCGACGAGTACCGCTACTTCCCGGAAAAAAACAACCAGCAGATCAACATGAACACGCAGAGCATCCTCATGGACGCCCTGCGCATCTACGACGAGCGCAAGCGCGACGGCACCCTCACCTCCGAGTCCATCTTCGGCAACATGCCCCTCCCCGAGGCGCAGCGCGGCTCCGGCTCCGCCGAGATCTCCGCCGCCGACCTGGGGCTCGAGGAACTGGAGGAACTGGAGAGCCGCATCCCCACCTACTTCTCCGCGATCCAGGAGGAGGTCGTCGAGACCGCCGCCAGCCGGTTGCGGGGTGAACTGGCGGGAATCCCGTCCCACGAGCAGCAGGAACTCTTCAGCTACCTGGAACAGCTTGCCGGGCGCGCCCCGGCACCCGGCGGCGACCTCGGCGTGGTCCTTTTGACCTCCGGGAGACTGATGCGCGAGTGCTGCGCGTCGGTCTGCGGCCCGCGTTTCATCTGCGCGACCGACGATCCCGACCAGCTCGAACCGGTCCTCGACCAGGCGCTTTCGCGGGAGAAATCCCCGCTGCTGCTTCTGGACGCCGGCGAACCTTCCGGGAGAAACGGGCGCGACCTCGCCGCGTTGCTGAAACAAAAACGGGAGCGCTTTCCCGATCTCCCCATCGCCCTCCTGGTGACCCCGGCGGATTACGCGCTCTGCGCCGCGGCGCAGGAAAACGGCGTGTCCGCGCTGCTGCCGCGCCCAAGCCGCGAGCTGCGCCCCGACACCTTCATCGCCGATACCATCAACAGCTGCCGCGCGCTCGCCGCCTACCTGGACCGCGACCACGGCAAGCCGGCACAGGATCACTCCGACAAGTTCCGCAACCAGTTCCTCACGCTGGCCGAGCGGCGCGACCCCCCCGAGGTGACCTTCGCTCTGCTGCAGGCCGCCTGCGGCGTCTTCCGCCGCGGCGTCACCATGGTGGTGGTGCGCTCGGAGCTGATCGCGGAGCGGGCCATCGGCGTCGACGCGGCTGGCGCCGTCACCTCGGTGAAGCTGCGCCTGAGCCCCCCCCCCGAGTCGCTGTACCAGCGGGCGCTCGACGGCGAGATCTGCTACTGCGACGCGGACCAGCCCCTGCGCGACACCATGTACGGCGCCATCGGAGCGCCGCTTACCGCCAAGGCGCTGCTGCTCCCGGTGAAAAGTTTCGGACGCGTCATCGCCGTGATCTACGCCGACTTCGGCCCGGGTACCGGGACGGACCCGCAACTGCCGCTGCTGGAGATCCTGTCCCAGCACGCCGGCCTCGTTATCGACAACATCCTGTACCGCAAGCGCTGCGCCCAGAAGTAG